In Octopus bimaculoides isolate UCB-OBI-ISO-001 chromosome 5, ASM119413v2, whole genome shotgun sequence, a genomic segment contains:
- the LOC106883121 gene encoding inter alpha-trypsin inhibitor, heavy chain 4-like — MAPRLLFVMLGTVFYLGMTANGEPRQTASLKSLHVISDIKYRFATTLVSMKYYNPHSSSVSANLHVNMPRSSFISNFSMEIDGNVTVGEVKDRFVAKDIYEHAVETGQGAGYIEVKHRFTNVFDISINVEPNKYVIYNLTYQELLTRQNNKYRHVIHLSNGEIIDNFLVEVFIREPQDIINVFVPEITDDKLTDIAIDKDLDSASIEYISSREVYIKYNPSRKQQEEITEKDGVAGLLRVEYDVDRQNNSNLIYAVDGYFVHFFTSDSMPTLPKYIIFMLDVSGSMYGRKIEQLRQAMESILDQLDPELDKFLIGKFSSDVSWMNDEFLIANNLNKILGKNYTKKLEASGSTNINAALLQSIDKYKPTLSPTEKSMIIFLTDGEPTEGVTNHEQIKKNVREANQDISLFALCFGDNCDSKFLRELATENGGFNRKIYVDSDSKLQIENLYKEISNILLKDITFVYLDGVVNTSSTSFSNYFQGSELVVSGVLPQEYQPTINVSVTMTNSYGADNEILELELYGDDFITYADDFSQNSSLTSIQSFSEITEKTYVYLTLQQLLKEDRTEEVRHDILNLALKYNFVTPLTSMVVTKSKVKEELFEEVQQQLSPPIGAHNTAYQRE; from the exons ACAGCAAGCCTGAAATCCCTTCATGTAATCAGTGATATTAAATATCGATTTGCTACCACTCTAGTTTCTATGAAATATTATAACCCGCACAGTTCTTCAGTCAGCGCAAACTTACATGTAAACATGCCTCGTAGTTCATTTATATCGAATTTTTCTAT GGAAATTGATGGAAATGTGACTGTGGGCGAAGTAAAAGACAGATTTGTCGCTAAAGATATTTACGAACATGCCGTTGAAACAGGGCAAGGGGCTGGCTATATTGAAGTCAA acaCCGCTTCACAAATGTCTTTGATATATCTATTAATGTTGAACCCAACAAGTATGTAATTTATAACTTGACTTATCAAGAGCTTCTGACACGTCAGAATAATAAATACAGGCACGTCATTCATCTCTCCAATGGTGAAATTATTGATAACTTTTTAGTCGAGGTTTTCATTAGGGAACCGCAAGACATCATTAATGTATTTGTACCAGAAATAACAGATGATAAATTAACTGATATTGCTATCGACAAAG ATCTAGATTCGGCTTCAATTGAGTACATCAGCAGTAGAGAGGTTTACATCAAATACAACCCAAGTCGTAAACAGCAAGAAGAAATAACAGAGAAAGATGGTGTTGCAGGTTTACTCAGAGTAGAATATGATGTGGATCgtcaaaataattcaaatttaatatat GCAGTTGATGGCTACTTTGTGCACTTCTTCACTTCTGATTCCATGCCAACTCTTCCAAAGTACATCATATTTATGCTTGATGTCAGTGGATCAATGTATGGACGTAAAATTGAACAACTGAGACAAGCTATGGAAAGTATCCTTGATCAACTCGATCCAGAACTTGATAAATTTCTCATCGGAAAATTCAGCAGTGATGTCTCGTGGATGAATGACGAATTTTTGATAGCAAACAATCTTAACAAAATATTAGGCAAAAATTACACTAAGAAACTTGAAGCCAGTggaa GTACAAATATTAACGCTGCTCTCCTTCAAAGTATAGACAAATACAAGCCAACCTTATCCCCTACAGAGAAAAGTATGATCATATTTCTCACTGACGGAGAGCCAACAGAAGGAGTCACTAACCACGAACAAATCAAGAAAAACGTGAGAGAAGCCAACCAAGATATTTCATTATTTGCACTTTGTTTCGGAGATAATTGTGACAGTAAATTTCTTCGTGAGCTTGCCACAGAAAACGGAGGCTTCAATAGAAAGATCTACGTAGACTCTGACAGTAAACTTCAAATTGAAAATctttataaagaaatatctaacattttattaaaggatattacatttgtttacttagATGGTGTTGTTAATACTAGTTCTACATCATTTAGCAACTACTTCCAAGGCTCAGAATTAGTTGTTTCTGGTGTTTTGCCGCAAGAATACCAACCAACTATAAATGTGAGTGTAACAATGACAAACAGCTACGGGGCTGATAACGAAATATTAGAACTAGAATTATATGGAGATGACTTTATCACATACGCTGATGATTTTTCGCAAAATTCCAGTTTGACTAGTATTCAGTCATTTTCTGAAATTACCGAAAAGACTTACGTTTACCTCACCTTGCAACAACTTCTCAAAGAAGACAGAACAGAGGAAGTGCGACATGATATTCTTAATTTGGCTCTAAAG TATAATTTCGTAACTCCATTAACATCAATGGTCGTCACCAAATCCAAAGTTAAAGAGGAACTTTTTGAAGAAG TACAACAGCAATTATCACCTCCTATAG GCGCACACAATACCGCATATCAGCGTGAGTAG